From a single Brassica rapa cultivar Chiifu-401-42 chromosome A01, CAAS_Brap_v3.01, whole genome shotgun sequence genomic region:
- the LOC103858486 gene encoding small RNA 2'-O-methyltransferase isoform X2, translated as MAGGEEKTLTPKEIIHHKFGVKASYMIEEVRVSSQSTCLYRCHLQLPDFSVVSNVFKSKQDSEQSAAELALEKVCLWFHLSSVFVSLFSKNSFVLKKTILLMLQLGIHPQDDHHITVEEGWEDIVERIKYIFSDEFLSSDHPLGSHLRATLQRTGEHRGSVPVSVITTFDSKINSLCKVINPSMDSDPTVAMSYIMKAALKLSDYIVVSPHAASLRRKSPYPPAIIEGLATHVESIKVEAVHIKCTKCDEEVVAPVVLDISSDRYYLDTIAEKLGLKDASQVMISRAISKTFSGYECRVYSAIPKLTSSNDLKKSRNAKASFVCCGQDIHGDAILASVGYTGRSHDLEHEDVTLKSFYRICCGMSPNGIYKISRKALIAAQLPLLFTRESNWRGPFPREILCMFCNQQQLAEPVFTTSTAPAKSMSDLLSSFNKIKDDSDNQYSSRGNWGMPGSGKGYRCEVKIFSKSQGLVLDCSLKKLYEEENDAVQNAALKALSWFSMFFGDMDVESLEPCYTDDDLNIQFNQRNRFKETLPSSRVYQLPEIIRNGESRWYMGMMPWEKKRVQNIANGSLVSICYSVYLKKDAEYSKKGKSLKELIESNEEIEFEVGHGSMNPHLESVVTQMSVGQHVRFSTGLPAEALVLAAGNDTAKAVSLLSGLEYSVILLGVKGPTEEQMEKANIVEKVAEGFFLQSLKD; from the exons ATGGCGGGTGGGGAGGAGAAGACTCTTACTCCAAAGGAGATTATACATCACAAGTTTGGTGTTAAAGCAAGTTACATGATTGAGGAAGTTCGTGTTTCTTCTCAGAGTACTTGTCTCTATCGATGCCACTTGCAGCTACCAGACTTTTCTGTTGTATCAAATGTCTTTAAGAGCAAGCAGGATTCTGAACAATCCGCTGCTGAATTGGCTCTGGAGAAGGTATGCCTTTGGTTTCATCTCTCATCTGTATTTGTATCTTTGTTTTCTAAAAACTCATTTGTGTTAAAGAAGACAATACTGTTAATGTTGCAGCTAGGCATTCACCCTCAGGATGATCATCATATTACTGTGGAGGAAGGTTGGGAGGATATTGTTGAACGCATCAAGTATATATTTTCTGACGAG TTTCTTTCATCTGATCACCCTCTTGGAAGTCACCTTAGAGCAACATTACAAAGGACAGGTGAACATCGTGGATCAGTTCCTGTTTCTGTCATTACTACGTTTGACTCAAAGATCAACAGCCTTTGTAAAGTGATCAATCCTTCCATGGACTCTGATCCTACTGTGGCCATGTCCTATATCATGAAGGCTGCTCTAAAGTTATCAGATTACATTGTGGTATCTCCACACGCGGCTTCACTCAGAAGGAAGAGTCCATACCCTCCAGCAATCATAGAAGGACTTGCTACTCATGTAGAAAGCATAAAAGTTGAGGCTGTACATATAAAATGTACCAAATGCGATGAAGAGGTTGTTGCGCCAGTCGTTCTTGATATCTCATCAGATCGGTATTACTTGGATACTATTGCTGAAAAGCTTGGTTTGAAGGATGCCAGCCAAGTGATGATATCCAGGGCGATTAGCAAAACTTTCTCTGGCTATGAGTGTAGAGTATACTCTGCCATTCCTAAGCTGACGTCTTCCAATGATTTAAAAAAGTCTCGGAATGCAAAAGCAAGTTTTGTTTGTTGTGGTCAAGATATTCATGGTGATGCAATCTTGGCATCTGTTGGTTACACAGGGAGGTCCCATGATCTTGAACATGAGGATGTAACCTTAAAGTCATTTTACAG GATATGTTGCGGTATGTCACCCAATGGAATCTACAAAATCTCCAGAAAAGCGTTGATTGCTGCACAGCTGCCTTTATTATTCACCAGAGAGTCTAATTGGCGAGGTCCATTCCCCAGGGAGATTCTCTGCATGTTCTGTAACCAACAACAACTAGCAGAACCGGTGTTTACTACATCTACAGCTCCTGCTAAGTCGATGTCTGACTTGTTAAGTTCCTTCAACAAGATAAAAGATGATTCTGACAATCAGTATTCGAGTAGAGGTAATTGGGGGATGCCAGGATCAGGGAAGGGGTATAGATGTGAAGTGAAGATTTTCTCAAAGTCACAGGGTTTGGTTTTAGATTGTTCGTTGAAGAAGTTATATGAGGAGGAAAATGATGCTGTTCAAAATGCTGCATTGAAAGCCCTCTCATGGTTTAGTATGTTTTTCGGCGACATGGATGTAGAATCCCTGGAACCATGCTATACAGATGACGACCTGAATATTCAGTTTAATCAGAGGAATCGTTTTAAAGAGACCTTACCAAGCAGTAGAGTGTATCAACTCCCCGAGATTATCAGAAACGGAGAATCAAGGTGGTACATGGGTATGATGCCATGGGAAAAGAAGCGTGTTCAAAATATAGCAAACGGTTCCTTGGTCAGCATATGCTATTCTGTGTACTTGAAAAAGGATGCTGAGTATTCAAAGAAAGGTAAATCTTTGAAAGAACTCATTGAAAGCAATGAAGAGATAGAGTTTGAGGTAGGGCATGGGTCTATGAATCCACATCTTGAATCAGTTGTTACTCAGATGTCTGTGGGTCAGCATGTTCGTTTCTCTACTGGATTGCCTGCTGAAGCCTTGGTTTTGGCCGCTGGCAATGATACTGCGAAAGCTGTCTCACTCTTGTCAG GTTTGGAGTACAGTGTAATTTTGTTGGGAGTGAAGGGTCCAACAGAAGAACAAATGGAGAAGGCTAACATTGTTGAAAAGGTTGCAGAAGGCTTCTTCTTGCAGTCTCTTAAAGACTAG
- the LOC103858486 gene encoding small RNA 2'-O-methyltransferase isoform X1 encodes MAGGEEKTLTPKEIIHHKFGVKASYMIEEVRVSSQSTCLYRCHLQLPDFSVVSNVFKSKQDSEQSAAELALEKVCLWFHLSSVFVSLFSKNSFVLKKTILLMLQLGIHPQDDHHITVEEGWEDIVERIKYIFSDEFLSSDHPLGSHLRATLQRTGEHRGSVPVSVITTFDSKINSLCKVINPSMDSDPTVAMSYIMKAALKLSDYIVVSPHAASLRRKSPYPPAIIEGLATHVESIKVEAVHIKCTKCDEEVVAPVVLDISSDRYYLDTIAEKLGLKDASQVMISRAISKTFSGYECRVYSAIPKLTSSNDLKKSRNAKASFVCCGQDIHGDAILASVGYTGRSHDLEHEDVTLKSFYRSLYQLFSFQHVCFFLVRVSYHVFRLCRICCGMSPNGIYKISRKALIAAQLPLLFTRESNWRGPFPREILCMFCNQQQLAEPVFTTSTAPAKSMSDLLSSFNKIKDDSDNQYSSRGNWGMPGSGKGYRCEVKIFSKSQGLVLDCSLKKLYEEENDAVQNAALKALSWFSMFFGDMDVESLEPCYTDDDLNIQFNQRNRFKETLPSSRVYQLPEIIRNGESRWYMGMMPWEKKRVQNIANGSLVSICYSVYLKKDAEYSKKGKSLKELIESNEEIEFEVGHGSMNPHLESVVTQMSVGQHVRFSTGLPAEALVLAAGNDTAKAVSLLSGLEYSVILLGVKGPTEEQMEKANIVEKVAEGFFLQSLKD; translated from the exons ATGGCGGGTGGGGAGGAGAAGACTCTTACTCCAAAGGAGATTATACATCACAAGTTTGGTGTTAAAGCAAGTTACATGATTGAGGAAGTTCGTGTTTCTTCTCAGAGTACTTGTCTCTATCGATGCCACTTGCAGCTACCAGACTTTTCTGTTGTATCAAATGTCTTTAAGAGCAAGCAGGATTCTGAACAATCCGCTGCTGAATTGGCTCTGGAGAAGGTATGCCTTTGGTTTCATCTCTCATCTGTATTTGTATCTTTGTTTTCTAAAAACTCATTTGTGTTAAAGAAGACAATACTGTTAATGTTGCAGCTAGGCATTCACCCTCAGGATGATCATCATATTACTGTGGAGGAAGGTTGGGAGGATATTGTTGAACGCATCAAGTATATATTTTCTGACGAG TTTCTTTCATCTGATCACCCTCTTGGAAGTCACCTTAGAGCAACATTACAAAGGACAGGTGAACATCGTGGATCAGTTCCTGTTTCTGTCATTACTACGTTTGACTCAAAGATCAACAGCCTTTGTAAAGTGATCAATCCTTCCATGGACTCTGATCCTACTGTGGCCATGTCCTATATCATGAAGGCTGCTCTAAAGTTATCAGATTACATTGTGGTATCTCCACACGCGGCTTCACTCAGAAGGAAGAGTCCATACCCTCCAGCAATCATAGAAGGACTTGCTACTCATGTAGAAAGCATAAAAGTTGAGGCTGTACATATAAAATGTACCAAATGCGATGAAGAGGTTGTTGCGCCAGTCGTTCTTGATATCTCATCAGATCGGTATTACTTGGATACTATTGCTGAAAAGCTTGGTTTGAAGGATGCCAGCCAAGTGATGATATCCAGGGCGATTAGCAAAACTTTCTCTGGCTATGAGTGTAGAGTATACTCTGCCATTCCTAAGCTGACGTCTTCCAATGATTTAAAAAAGTCTCGGAATGCAAAAGCAAGTTTTGTTTGTTGTGGTCAAGATATTCATGGTGATGCAATCTTGGCATCTGTTGGTTACACAGGGAGGTCCCATGATCTTGAACATGAGGATGTAACCTTAAAGTCATTTTACAGGTCCCTTTACcaacttttttcttttcaacatgtttgtttttttttagttcgTGTATCTTATCATGTTTTTCGCTTGTGCAGGATATGTTGCGGTATGTCACCCAATGGAATCTACAAAATCTCCAGAAAAGCGTTGATTGCTGCACAGCTGCCTTTATTATTCACCAGAGAGTCTAATTGGCGAGGTCCATTCCCCAGGGAGATTCTCTGCATGTTCTGTAACCAACAACAACTAGCAGAACCGGTGTTTACTACATCTACAGCTCCTGCTAAGTCGATGTCTGACTTGTTAAGTTCCTTCAACAAGATAAAAGATGATTCTGACAATCAGTATTCGAGTAGAGGTAATTGGGGGATGCCAGGATCAGGGAAGGGGTATAGATGTGAAGTGAAGATTTTCTCAAAGTCACAGGGTTTGGTTTTAGATTGTTCGTTGAAGAAGTTATATGAGGAGGAAAATGATGCTGTTCAAAATGCTGCATTGAAAGCCCTCTCATGGTTTAGTATGTTTTTCGGCGACATGGATGTAGAATCCCTGGAACCATGCTATACAGATGACGACCTGAATATTCAGTTTAATCAGAGGAATCGTTTTAAAGAGACCTTACCAAGCAGTAGAGTGTATCAACTCCCCGAGATTATCAGAAACGGAGAATCAAGGTGGTACATGGGTATGATGCCATGGGAAAAGAAGCGTGTTCAAAATATAGCAAACGGTTCCTTGGTCAGCATATGCTATTCTGTGTACTTGAAAAAGGATGCTGAGTATTCAAAGAAAGGTAAATCTTTGAAAGAACTCATTGAAAGCAATGAAGAGATAGAGTTTGAGGTAGGGCATGGGTCTATGAATCCACATCTTGAATCAGTTGTTACTCAGATGTCTGTGGGTCAGCATGTTCGTTTCTCTACTGGATTGCCTGCTGAAGCCTTGGTTTTGGCCGCTGGCAATGATACTGCGAAAGCTGTCTCACTCTTGTCAG GTTTGGAGTACAGTGTAATTTTGTTGGGAGTGAAGGGTCCAACAGAAGAACAAATGGAGAAGGCTAACATTGTTGAAAAGGTTGCAGAAGGCTTCTTCTTGCAGTCTCTTAAAGACTAG
- the LOC103858486 gene encoding small RNA 2'-O-methyltransferase isoform X3: protein MAGGEEKTLTPKEIIHHKFGVKASYMIEEVRVSSQSTCLYRCHLQLPDFSVVSNVFKSKQDSEQSAAELALEKLGIHPQDDHHITVEEGWEDIVERIKYIFSDEFLSSDHPLGSHLRATLQRTGEHRGSVPVSVITTFDSKINSLCKVINPSMDSDPTVAMSYIMKAALKLSDYIVVSPHAASLRRKSPYPPAIIEGLATHVESIKVEAVHIKCTKCDEEVVAPVVLDISSDRYYLDTIAEKLGLKDASQVMISRAISKTFSGYECRVYSAIPKLTSSNDLKKSRNAKASFVCCGQDIHGDAILASVGYTGRSHDLEHEDVTLKSFYRSLYQLFSFQHVCFFLVRVSYHVFRLCRICCGMSPNGIYKISRKALIAAQLPLLFTRESNWRGPFPREILCMFCNQQQLAEPVFTTSTAPAKSMSDLLSSFNKIKDDSDNQYSSRGNWGMPGSGKGYRCEVKIFSKSQGLVLDCSLKKLYEEENDAVQNAALKALSWFSMFFGDMDVESLEPCYTDDDLNIQFNQRNRFKETLPSSRVYQLPEIIRNGESRWYMGMMPWEKKRVQNIANGSLVSICYSVYLKKDAEYSKKGKSLKELIESNEEIEFEVGHGSMNPHLESVVTQMSVGQHVRFSTGLPAEALVLAAGNDTAKAVSLLSGLEYSVILLGVKGPTEEQMEKANIVEKVAEGFFLQSLKD from the exons ATGGCGGGTGGGGAGGAGAAGACTCTTACTCCAAAGGAGATTATACATCACAAGTTTGGTGTTAAAGCAAGTTACATGATTGAGGAAGTTCGTGTTTCTTCTCAGAGTACTTGTCTCTATCGATGCCACTTGCAGCTACCAGACTTTTCTGTTGTATCAAATGTCTTTAAGAGCAAGCAGGATTCTGAACAATCCGCTGCTGAATTGGCTCTGGAGAAG CTAGGCATTCACCCTCAGGATGATCATCATATTACTGTGGAGGAAGGTTGGGAGGATATTGTTGAACGCATCAAGTATATATTTTCTGACGAG TTTCTTTCATCTGATCACCCTCTTGGAAGTCACCTTAGAGCAACATTACAAAGGACAGGTGAACATCGTGGATCAGTTCCTGTTTCTGTCATTACTACGTTTGACTCAAAGATCAACAGCCTTTGTAAAGTGATCAATCCTTCCATGGACTCTGATCCTACTGTGGCCATGTCCTATATCATGAAGGCTGCTCTAAAGTTATCAGATTACATTGTGGTATCTCCACACGCGGCTTCACTCAGAAGGAAGAGTCCATACCCTCCAGCAATCATAGAAGGACTTGCTACTCATGTAGAAAGCATAAAAGTTGAGGCTGTACATATAAAATGTACCAAATGCGATGAAGAGGTTGTTGCGCCAGTCGTTCTTGATATCTCATCAGATCGGTATTACTTGGATACTATTGCTGAAAAGCTTGGTTTGAAGGATGCCAGCCAAGTGATGATATCCAGGGCGATTAGCAAAACTTTCTCTGGCTATGAGTGTAGAGTATACTCTGCCATTCCTAAGCTGACGTCTTCCAATGATTTAAAAAAGTCTCGGAATGCAAAAGCAAGTTTTGTTTGTTGTGGTCAAGATATTCATGGTGATGCAATCTTGGCATCTGTTGGTTACACAGGGAGGTCCCATGATCTTGAACATGAGGATGTAACCTTAAAGTCATTTTACAGGTCCCTTTACcaacttttttcttttcaacatgtttgtttttttttagttcgTGTATCTTATCATGTTTTTCGCTTGTGCAGGATATGTTGCGGTATGTCACCCAATGGAATCTACAAAATCTCCAGAAAAGCGTTGATTGCTGCACAGCTGCCTTTATTATTCACCAGAGAGTCTAATTGGCGAGGTCCATTCCCCAGGGAGATTCTCTGCATGTTCTGTAACCAACAACAACTAGCAGAACCGGTGTTTACTACATCTACAGCTCCTGCTAAGTCGATGTCTGACTTGTTAAGTTCCTTCAACAAGATAAAAGATGATTCTGACAATCAGTATTCGAGTAGAGGTAATTGGGGGATGCCAGGATCAGGGAAGGGGTATAGATGTGAAGTGAAGATTTTCTCAAAGTCACAGGGTTTGGTTTTAGATTGTTCGTTGAAGAAGTTATATGAGGAGGAAAATGATGCTGTTCAAAATGCTGCATTGAAAGCCCTCTCATGGTTTAGTATGTTTTTCGGCGACATGGATGTAGAATCCCTGGAACCATGCTATACAGATGACGACCTGAATATTCAGTTTAATCAGAGGAATCGTTTTAAAGAGACCTTACCAAGCAGTAGAGTGTATCAACTCCCCGAGATTATCAGAAACGGAGAATCAAGGTGGTACATGGGTATGATGCCATGGGAAAAGAAGCGTGTTCAAAATATAGCAAACGGTTCCTTGGTCAGCATATGCTATTCTGTGTACTTGAAAAAGGATGCTGAGTATTCAAAGAAAGGTAAATCTTTGAAAGAACTCATTGAAAGCAATGAAGAGATAGAGTTTGAGGTAGGGCATGGGTCTATGAATCCACATCTTGAATCAGTTGTTACTCAGATGTCTGTGGGTCAGCATGTTCGTTTCTCTACTGGATTGCCTGCTGAAGCCTTGGTTTTGGCCGCTGGCAATGATACTGCGAAAGCTGTCTCACTCTTGTCAG GTTTGGAGTACAGTGTAATTTTGTTGGGAGTGAAGGGTCCAACAGAAGAACAAATGGAGAAGGCTAACATTGTTGAAAAGGTTGCAGAAGGCTTCTTCTTGCAGTCTCTTAAAGACTAG
- the LOC103858486 gene encoding small RNA 2'-O-methyltransferase isoform X4: protein MAGGEEKTLTPKEIIHHKFGVKASYMIEEVRVSSQSTCLYRCHLQLPDFSVVSNVFKSKQDSEQSAAELALEKLGIHPQDDHHITVEEGWEDIVERIKYIFSDEFLSSDHPLGSHLRATLQRTGEHRGSVPVSVITTFDSKINSLCKVINPSMDSDPTVAMSYIMKAALKLSDYIVVSPHAASLRRKSPYPPAIIEGLATHVESIKVEAVHIKCTKCDEEVVAPVVLDISSDRYYLDTIAEKLGLKDASQVMISRAISKTFSGYECRVYSAIPKLTSSNDLKKSRNAKASFVCCGQDIHGDAILASVGYTGRSHDLEHEDVTLKSFYRICCGMSPNGIYKISRKALIAAQLPLLFTRESNWRGPFPREILCMFCNQQQLAEPVFTTSTAPAKSMSDLLSSFNKIKDDSDNQYSSRGNWGMPGSGKGYRCEVKIFSKSQGLVLDCSLKKLYEEENDAVQNAALKALSWFSMFFGDMDVESLEPCYTDDDLNIQFNQRNRFKETLPSSRVYQLPEIIRNGESRWYMGMMPWEKKRVQNIANGSLVSICYSVYLKKDAEYSKKGKSLKELIESNEEIEFEVGHGSMNPHLESVVTQMSVGQHVRFSTGLPAEALVLAAGNDTAKAVSLLSGLEYSVILLGVKGPTEEQMEKANIVEKVAEGFFLQSLKD from the exons ATGGCGGGTGGGGAGGAGAAGACTCTTACTCCAAAGGAGATTATACATCACAAGTTTGGTGTTAAAGCAAGTTACATGATTGAGGAAGTTCGTGTTTCTTCTCAGAGTACTTGTCTCTATCGATGCCACTTGCAGCTACCAGACTTTTCTGTTGTATCAAATGTCTTTAAGAGCAAGCAGGATTCTGAACAATCCGCTGCTGAATTGGCTCTGGAGAAG CTAGGCATTCACCCTCAGGATGATCATCATATTACTGTGGAGGAAGGTTGGGAGGATATTGTTGAACGCATCAAGTATATATTTTCTGACGAG TTTCTTTCATCTGATCACCCTCTTGGAAGTCACCTTAGAGCAACATTACAAAGGACAGGTGAACATCGTGGATCAGTTCCTGTTTCTGTCATTACTACGTTTGACTCAAAGATCAACAGCCTTTGTAAAGTGATCAATCCTTCCATGGACTCTGATCCTACTGTGGCCATGTCCTATATCATGAAGGCTGCTCTAAAGTTATCAGATTACATTGTGGTATCTCCACACGCGGCTTCACTCAGAAGGAAGAGTCCATACCCTCCAGCAATCATAGAAGGACTTGCTACTCATGTAGAAAGCATAAAAGTTGAGGCTGTACATATAAAATGTACCAAATGCGATGAAGAGGTTGTTGCGCCAGTCGTTCTTGATATCTCATCAGATCGGTATTACTTGGATACTATTGCTGAAAAGCTTGGTTTGAAGGATGCCAGCCAAGTGATGATATCCAGGGCGATTAGCAAAACTTTCTCTGGCTATGAGTGTAGAGTATACTCTGCCATTCCTAAGCTGACGTCTTCCAATGATTTAAAAAAGTCTCGGAATGCAAAAGCAAGTTTTGTTTGTTGTGGTCAAGATATTCATGGTGATGCAATCTTGGCATCTGTTGGTTACACAGGGAGGTCCCATGATCTTGAACATGAGGATGTAACCTTAAAGTCATTTTACAG GATATGTTGCGGTATGTCACCCAATGGAATCTACAAAATCTCCAGAAAAGCGTTGATTGCTGCACAGCTGCCTTTATTATTCACCAGAGAGTCTAATTGGCGAGGTCCATTCCCCAGGGAGATTCTCTGCATGTTCTGTAACCAACAACAACTAGCAGAACCGGTGTTTACTACATCTACAGCTCCTGCTAAGTCGATGTCTGACTTGTTAAGTTCCTTCAACAAGATAAAAGATGATTCTGACAATCAGTATTCGAGTAGAGGTAATTGGGGGATGCCAGGATCAGGGAAGGGGTATAGATGTGAAGTGAAGATTTTCTCAAAGTCACAGGGTTTGGTTTTAGATTGTTCGTTGAAGAAGTTATATGAGGAGGAAAATGATGCTGTTCAAAATGCTGCATTGAAAGCCCTCTCATGGTTTAGTATGTTTTTCGGCGACATGGATGTAGAATCCCTGGAACCATGCTATACAGATGACGACCTGAATATTCAGTTTAATCAGAGGAATCGTTTTAAAGAGACCTTACCAAGCAGTAGAGTGTATCAACTCCCCGAGATTATCAGAAACGGAGAATCAAGGTGGTACATGGGTATGATGCCATGGGAAAAGAAGCGTGTTCAAAATATAGCAAACGGTTCCTTGGTCAGCATATGCTATTCTGTGTACTTGAAAAAGGATGCTGAGTATTCAAAGAAAGGTAAATCTTTGAAAGAACTCATTGAAAGCAATGAAGAGATAGAGTTTGAGGTAGGGCATGGGTCTATGAATCCACATCTTGAATCAGTTGTTACTCAGATGTCTGTGGGTCAGCATGTTCGTTTCTCTACTGGATTGCCTGCTGAAGCCTTGGTTTTGGCCGCTGGCAATGATACTGCGAAAGCTGTCTCACTCTTGTCAG GTTTGGAGTACAGTGTAATTTTGTTGGGAGTGAAGGGTCCAACAGAAGAACAAATGGAGAAGGCTAACATTGTTGAAAAGGTTGCAGAAGGCTTCTTCTTGCAGTCTCTTAAAGACTAG